In a single window of the Prosthecobacter sp. SYSU 5D2 genome:
- a CDS encoding Gfo/Idh/MocA family oxidoreductase, whose amino-acid sequence MQNTDPTTKSRRQFLKTAAATVATFNIVPRHVLGGPGFVAPSEKVNVALIGGGGQGHSNLKNLFQLEDVQVIAVADPAEAYDHSQSYAYYKTMGGRMPTKAMIETNYAEKTPNFRCTPYEDFRVMLEKEKSIDAVLCATPDHTHAYISVHSMRAGKHVYCEKPLTHNIWEARQVAKVAKETGVATQMGSQGHSSVGTRENIEYIQGGAIGAVQEVHVWVPATRYNFDLKGYPADKPAAPAGLNWDLWLGPRDKHSYHPAYHPFSWRDFWAFGNSALGDFGTHDMNSAVRALELWSPTLVEGYGIGFSNEEIAPYGSMVHFHFPANDKRGPVKLHWYSGGAKPAQHEALGAFTLPRRGALYIGDKGVIQHDGSGGPPRLFPDTRRVAFAKPEPRLPRSNGHHRDWIDACKGGKPASCPFDYGAQLTETVLLGVLSQRLGKAIKWDAENMKATGLPEADAIIREASRPGWEIA is encoded by the coding sequence ATGCAAAACACCGATCCGACAACAAAAAGCCGTCGCCAGTTCCTGAAAACCGCCGCCGCCACGGTGGCCACGTTTAACATTGTTCCCCGCCACGTGCTGGGCGGTCCCGGTTTCGTCGCTCCCAGTGAAAAGGTGAACGTCGCTCTTATCGGCGGCGGCGGCCAGGGCCATTCCAATTTGAAGAACCTCTTCCAGCTTGAGGATGTACAGGTCATCGCCGTGGCCGATCCTGCGGAGGCTTATGATCACTCACAGTCGTATGCCTACTACAAGACAATGGGCGGCCGCATGCCGACGAAGGCCATGATCGAAACGAACTATGCGGAAAAGACACCCAACTTCCGCTGTACTCCCTATGAAGACTTCCGCGTGATGCTGGAAAAGGAAAAGAGCATTGATGCCGTGCTCTGCGCCACACCGGACCACACGCACGCCTACATCTCCGTGCACTCCATGCGTGCAGGCAAACATGTGTATTGCGAGAAGCCGCTCACGCATAACATTTGGGAGGCCAGGCAGGTGGCCAAAGTAGCCAAGGAAACCGGTGTGGCCACACAGATGGGCAGTCAGGGGCACTCCTCCGTAGGCACCCGTGAAAACATCGAATACATCCAGGGCGGAGCCATTGGCGCAGTCCAGGAAGTGCACGTCTGGGTGCCTGCCACCCGCTATAATTTCGACCTCAAAGGTTATCCCGCCGACAAGCCGGCGGCACCTGCCGGGCTGAACTGGGATCTGTGGCTGGGGCCACGTGACAAGCATTCCTATCACCCCGCCTACCATCCTTTTTCCTGGCGTGATTTCTGGGCTTTTGGCAACTCGGCTTTGGGGGACTTCGGCACGCATGACATGAACAGCGCGGTGCGTGCGCTGGAGCTCTGGTCACCCACGCTGGTGGAGGGTTACGGCATCGGTTTTTCCAATGAGGAGATCGCGCCCTATGGGTCCATGGTGCATTTCCACTTCCCGGCGAATGACAAGCGCGGCCCTGTCAAACTGCACTGGTACAGCGGCGGCGCCAAGCCTGCGCAGCATGAAGCCCTTGGTGCCTTCACCCTGCCACGGCGCGGTGCTCTTTACATTGGGGACAAAGGCGTCATCCAGCATGACGGAAGCGGCGGCCCGCCACGCCTTTTCCCGGATACACGCCGCGTGGCATTCGCCAAACCTGAGCCACGGCTCCCCCGCTCCAACGGCCATCACCGTGACTGGATTGATGCCTGCAAAGGCGGCAAACCCGCCTCTTGCCCATTTGATTACGGCGCTCAACTGACGGAAACCGTGCTGCTGGGCGTGCTCTCTCAGCGCCTGGGCAAGGCCATCAAATGGGATGCCGAAAACATGAAGGCCACCGGCCTGCCTGAGGCGGACGCCATCATCCGTGAAGCCAGCCGCCCCGGCTGGGAGATCGCCTGA
- a CDS encoding alpha/beta hydrolase domain-containing protein, with protein MPSRIVLFLAVFFISCFLPFTAALAEVLRMEITERIPFADGYSFENTGPYERITGRMMMTLDPESPANARVHDLKLAPRNEKGLVEYWTDFCLLKPVNPQRGNGRLIYDVHNRGNKLAVWTFNSAQEITNDPRTLDHAGNGFLMRHGYSVLWTGWNAEVPEGADRMTLGAPVATEKGQPITGRLHVEICVAEKTLSRSFAWSQWGIPKIFPAVGDHTQATLTRRPLRSEPAEEVPHSDWAFGRWEDGKVVPDNTQVYLKDGFKPGWLYDLVYTAQSPRVAGVGLTGIRDVVSFLRHAERDREGRANPLAGSLEKAYIFGISQSGRLCVAFIHEGFNADLKGRPVFDAALIHVAGAGKGHFTTRFRNATDAGNHHEANWCGSEYFPFSPAPLTDPVTGQKGSVLDRAQAAGTVPKMIYVQSSTEYWARAASLVHTDVEGQTDVELPDNVRAYLTAGSQHLGKGEWTPGEGQQNRNTLDDRGPVLRAMLTALDRWSSTDTAPPPSRYPRISDSTLVDAATFAKQFPKLPGVNLPESYYEPVRLDFGPRLESEGIADTIPPKIGQTWRTLVPAVNADGNETSGIILPEVAAPLGTHTGWNLRSAQFGPEKMLTRFDGMFLPFAKTKSERDKTGDPRPSVEERYPTRADYLSRITDAALKLRDEGYLLDEDLADILDRAARQELWKN; from the coding sequence ATGCCTTCCCGCATTGTTCTGTTTTTGGCCGTTTTCTTCATCTCCTGCTTCCTCCCATTCACCGCCGCCCTGGCTGAAGTGCTGCGCATGGAAATCACTGAGCGCATTCCTTTTGCAGACGGATACTCCTTTGAAAACACGGGGCCTTACGAGCGCATCACCGGCCGCATGATGATGACGCTGGACCCGGAATCCCCGGCCAATGCACGGGTGCATGACCTGAAACTTGCCCCGCGCAATGAAAAGGGACTGGTGGAATACTGGACGGACTTTTGCCTGCTGAAACCGGTGAATCCCCAGCGGGGCAACGGGCGGCTGATTTATGATGTACACAACCGGGGCAACAAGCTGGCGGTCTGGACCTTCAACAGCGCCCAGGAAATCACCAACGATCCTCGGACGCTTGACCATGCGGGCAATGGATTTCTGATGAGACATGGCTACTCCGTCCTCTGGACGGGCTGGAATGCCGAAGTGCCAGAAGGCGCAGATCGCATGACCCTGGGCGCACCCGTCGCCACGGAAAAAGGCCAGCCCATCACTGGACGGCTGCATGTGGAAATCTGTGTGGCGGAGAAGACGCTGAGCCGCTCCTTCGCCTGGAGCCAGTGGGGCATCCCCAAGATCTTTCCTGCGGTGGGCGACCACACCCAGGCCACGCTGACCCGGCGCCCGCTGCGCAGCGAGCCTGCCGAGGAAGTACCCCATTCAGACTGGGCCTTTGGCCGCTGGGAAGATGGCAAGGTGGTGCCGGACAACACACAGGTTTATCTCAAAGACGGTTTCAAACCCGGCTGGCTTTATGACCTGGTTTATACCGCGCAGTCCCCGCGTGTGGCGGGTGTCGGCCTCACCGGCATCCGGGATGTGGTTTCCTTCCTGCGTCATGCTGAAAGGGACCGCGAAGGCCGCGCCAACCCTCTCGCTGGCAGCCTGGAGAAAGCGTATATCTTTGGCATCTCGCAGTCCGGCAGGCTTTGCGTGGCTTTTATTCACGAAGGATTCAATGCGGACTTGAAGGGCCGTCCGGTCTTTGATGCGGCGTTGATCCATGTGGCCGGGGCGGGCAAAGGCCACTTCACCACGCGCTTTCGCAATGCCACGGATGCAGGTAACCACCACGAAGCCAACTGGTGCGGATCGGAGTACTTCCCGTTTTCTCCGGCGCCGCTGACCGACCCGGTGACCGGCCAGAAAGGCAGCGTTCTGGACCGTGCGCAGGCAGCGGGCACCGTTCCGAAGATGATCTATGTGCAAAGCTCCACGGAGTATTGGGCACGGGCGGCTTCACTGGTGCATACGGATGTAGAAGGCCAAACCGATGTCGAGCTGCCGGACAATGTGCGTGCTTATCTGACTGCCGGGTCGCAGCATCTGGGCAAAGGCGAATGGACTCCTGGCGAAGGCCAGCAGAACCGGAATACCTTGGACGACCGGGGCCCTGTCCTGCGGGCCATGCTGACGGCGCTGGACCGCTGGAGCAGCACAGATACGGCCCCGCCGCCGAGCCGTTATCCACGGATCAGTGACAGCACGCTGGTGGATGCGGCCACCTTCGCCAAACAGTTTCCCAAGCTGCCCGGTGTGAATCTTCCGGAGAGTTATTATGAGCCGGTGAGGCTCGACTTCGGCCCACGGCTGGAAAGCGAAGGCATCGCCGACACGATCCCTCCCAAGATCGGCCAGACCTGGCGGACGCTGGTACCGGCGGTGAATGCGGATGGCAATGAAACCAGCGGCATCATCTTACCCGAAGTGGCCGCTCCTCTGGGCACACACACGGGCTGGAACCTGCGTTCGGCTCAGTTCGGCCCGGAGAAAATGCTGACACGTTTTGACGGCATGTTCCTGCCCTTTGCCAAAACGAAATCGGAGCGTGATAAGACTGGCGATCCCCGCCCGTCTGTGGAAGAGCGTTACCCGACCCGCGCCGATTATCTGAGCCGCATCACCGATGCCGCCTTGAAACTGCGTGACGAAGGTTATCTGCTGGATGAAGACCTCGCTGACATTTTGGACCGTGCGGCCCGCCAGGAACTTTGGAAAAACTGA
- a CDS encoding sulfatase-like hydrolase/transferase has product MMRLAVLLSFCLLPLCGLAATPPNVIIILADDMAIGDLSYFNGGLTRTPNLDRLIDDGLWFSRAYSGSPVCSPSRAALLTGRYPHRTGVVSLDMNKEPLLTRLHKDETTLANVFAENGYRTGLVGKWHTGMGAGYGPLSRGFQEFEGFYGSDKTAYFNYVIQTGDSPDKPKEATDQYLTDELSKRAVSFVRRHADHPFFLHLAHYAPHRPLEAPEAAIQPYLKTGLNPEVATIYAMVEIMDRGIGELIAELEKLGIRKNTLIVFASDNGPDTVVPERFNVRLRGGKYQTYEGGIHVPLVMSCPGLWKAGVRDETVHFTDLFPTLIELCGLKHEPKNKLDGVSLVPLLTGKGQFAAPARFWQWNRAQPKYGHNAALRDGPWKLVRPYVTKNLIKKGETPAAPVLYHMDSDPQETQDLSQQHPARFEQMKSALEAWCQEVEKHRQRTVP; this is encoded by the coding sequence ATGATGCGACTGGCCGTCTTGCTCTCTTTTTGTCTGCTGCCCCTCTGTGGGCTGGCTGCCACACCGCCGAACGTCATCATCATCCTGGCCGATGACATGGCCATCGGTGACCTGTCTTATTTCAACGGGGGACTGACCCGCACACCCAATCTGGACCGGTTGATTGACGACGGCCTCTGGTTCAGCCGCGCCTATTCAGGCTCGCCCGTCTGCTCTCCTTCAAGGGCGGCGCTGCTGACCGGACGGTATCCGCATCGCACGGGCGTGGTTTCCTTGGACATGAACAAGGAGCCGCTGCTGACCCGGCTGCACAAAGACGAAACTACCCTGGCCAACGTCTTTGCGGAGAACGGCTACCGCACTGGCTTGGTCGGCAAATGGCATACAGGCATGGGCGCTGGTTATGGCCCCTTGAGCCGGGGATTTCAAGAATTCGAAGGCTTTTACGGTTCCGACAAAACCGCCTATTTTAACTACGTCATCCAGACCGGGGACTCCCCGGACAAACCGAAAGAGGCCACGGATCAATACTTGACCGACGAGCTTTCCAAACGCGCCGTCAGCTTTGTGCGCCGACATGCGGACCATCCCTTTTTTCTGCATCTGGCCCACTATGCACCGCATCGTCCGCTGGAAGCCCCGGAGGCAGCCATTCAGCCATATCTGAAAACCGGCCTGAACCCTGAAGTGGCCACCATCTATGCCATGGTGGAGATCATGGACCGGGGCATTGGGGAGCTCATCGCGGAGCTGGAAAAGCTGGGCATCCGCAAGAACACGCTCATCGTCTTTGCCAGCGACAACGGTCCTGATACGGTCGTGCCGGAGCGTTTTAATGTGCGCCTGCGCGGTGGCAAATACCAGACTTATGAAGGCGGCATCCATGTGCCCCTGGTCATGTCCTGCCCTGGTCTTTGGAAAGCCGGTGTGCGTGATGAAACCGTCCATTTTACTGATCTCTTTCCCACCCTCATTGAACTCTGCGGCCTGAAGCATGAGCCAAAGAACAAGCTTGATGGCGTCAGCCTTGTCCCACTCCTCACAGGCAAGGGCCAGTTCGCCGCACCTGCCCGCTTTTGGCAGTGGAACCGGGCGCAGCCGAAATACGGCCACAATGCCGCCCTGCGCGATGGCCCCTGGAAACTGGTCCGCCCTTATGTGACGAAAAACCTGATCAAAAAAGGCGAAACTCCTGCCGCTCCTGTCCTTTACCACATGGACTCCGATCCCCAAGAAACCCAAGATCTTTCACAGCAGCACCCGGCACGCTTTGAGCAGATGAAATCAGCGCTGGAAGCCTGGTGTCAGGAAGTGGAAAAGCACCGCCAGCGCACAGTCCCGTGA